One genomic window of Evansella cellulosilytica DSM 2522 includes the following:
- a CDS encoding isoprenyl transferase — MLKRLAELRKQKTNSIRTVDEIDKDNIPKHIAIIMDGNGRWAKKRGLPRIAGHREGMNVVRKIVKHANHLGVEVLTLYAFSTENWKRPKGEVDFLMRLPELFLNKELPELIKENVKVRLTGTKENLPIHTLRAIDKAIKDTEDNNGLILNFALNYGSRSEIIEAVKKLYSTIDNEGTSIDDITEESLAKYLMTSELDDPDLLIRTSGEIRLSNFMLWQLAYTEFWFTEVLWPDFSEESLEEAIRVYQNRARRYGGL, encoded by the coding sequence ATGTTAAAAAGATTAGCCGAATTGAGAAAGCAAAAAACTAATTCCATAAGAACAGTTGATGAGATTGACAAAGATAATATACCAAAACATATTGCAATCATCATGGACGGGAATGGAAGATGGGCGAAAAAAAGAGGACTTCCTAGAATCGCAGGACATCGAGAAGGTATGAATGTTGTTCGCAAAATAGTTAAACATGCCAATCATTTAGGTGTTGAAGTGTTGACGCTATATGCATTCTCCACAGAAAATTGGAAACGGCCTAAGGGTGAAGTAGATTTTTTGATGCGTTTACCTGAGTTGTTCTTAAATAAAGAATTACCTGAGCTTATAAAAGAAAATGTAAAGGTACGGTTAACAGGGACGAAAGAGAACCTTCCTATACACACTCTTCGCGCAATCGATAAGGCAATAAAAGATACAGAAGATAATAACGGATTAATTTTAAATTTTGCATTGAATTATGGTTCTCGTTCAGAAATTATTGAAGCTGTTAAAAAGCTATATTCGACTATCGACAACGAAGGTACTTCGATTGATGACATTACAGAAGAAAGTCTTGCGAAATACTTAATGACATCGGAACTTGATGATCCAGATCTACTCATTCGAACAAGTGGAGAAATTAGGTTAAGTAATTTTATGTTATGGCAACTTGCGTATACGGAGTTCTGGTTTACGGAAGTATTATGGCCTGATTTCTCGGAAGAAAGTTTAGAAGAAGCTATCAGAGTATACCAAAATAGAGCGCGTAGGTATGGAGGTTTATAG
- the frr gene encoding ribosome recycling factor, which produces MSNEALKQAEVKMSKSVEAFRKELATIRAGRANPSLLDKVQVEYYGMMTPLNQLASIAVPEARMLTIQPFDKSSLQDIERAIQKADLGLSPTNDGNIIRIAIPALTEERRKELVKLVGRYSEEAKVAVRNIRRDANDELKKLEKDGELTEDDLRWNQDEVQKLTDGVIKDIDEIAKSKEQEIMEV; this is translated from the coding sequence ATGTCAAACGAAGCACTCAAACAAGCAGAAGTGAAAATGAGTAAGTCAGTAGAAGCATTTCGAAAAGAGTTAGCTACTATAAGGGCTGGTCGAGCTAACCCATCATTACTAGATAAAGTGCAAGTAGAATACTACGGAATGATGACACCATTAAATCAATTAGCATCGATTGCAGTGCCAGAGGCTCGAATGCTTACAATCCAACCTTTTGACAAGTCTTCATTACAAGATATTGAAAGAGCGATTCAAAAAGCAGACTTAGGGTTATCTCCTACAAATGATGGAAATATCATTCGTATCGCAATACCTGCGCTAACTGAAGAAAGAAGAAAAGAACTCGTTAAACTAGTTGGACGTTACTCAGAAGAAGCAAAAGTAGCTGTTAGGAATATCCGTCGAGATGCAAATGATGAATTGAAAAAGTTAGAAAAAGATGGAGAGTTAACAGAAGACGATCTTCGATGGAACCAAGATGAAGTACAAAAACTGACAGATGGTGTCATTAAAGACATCGATGAAATTGCAAAATCAAAAGAGCAAGAAATAATGGAAGTATAA
- the pyrH gene encoding UMP kinase, with protein MEKPKYSRIVLKLSGEALAGDQGYGIDPSVIQSIAEQIRDIIDLNVEVAIIVGGGNIWRGMAGSAKGMDRATADYMGMLATVMNSLALQDSLETIGVQTRVQSSIEMRQVAEPYIRRRAIRHLEKKRVVIFAAGTGNPYFSTDTTAALRAAEIEADVILMAKNKVDGVYSADPSVDATAFKYETLTYLDILKDGLAVMDSTASSLCMDNNIPLIVFSIMEEGNIKRAVLGEEIGTIIRGKE; from the coding sequence ATGGAGAAACCAAAATACAGTCGAATTGTGTTAAAATTAAGTGGTGAAGCATTAGCAGGAGATCAAGGGTATGGAATTGATCCATCTGTCATCCAATCCATAGCCGAGCAAATAAGAGATATTATTGATTTAAATGTCGAGGTAGCGATTATTGTCGGTGGTGGTAATATTTGGCGAGGGATGGCTGGTAGCGCTAAAGGGATGGATAGAGCAACAGCAGATTATATGGGAATGCTAGCTACTGTTATGAACTCATTAGCTTTACAAGATAGTCTTGAGACAATCGGCGTTCAAACACGCGTTCAAAGCTCAATAGAAATGAGACAAGTTGCTGAGCCTTACATAAGACGTAGAGCCATAAGGCATTTAGAGAAGAAAAGAGTAGTTATCTTTGCTGCAGGGACTGGGAATCCATATTTCTCAACAGATACTACGGCAGCATTAAGAGCGGCTGAAATTGAAGCAGATGTTATCTTGATGGCTAAAAATAAAGTGGATGGTGTATATAGTGCAGACCCATCTGTTGATGCTACAGCATTTAAGTATGAGACGTTAACATATCTTGACATTTTGAAGGATGGATTAGCGGTAATGGATTCAACAGCATCCTCTCTTTGTATGGATAACAACATCCCGTTAATTGTTTTTTCTATCATGGAAGAAGGTAATATTAAACGCGCTGTTTTAGGTGAAGAAATTGGTACAATAATAAGGGGGAAAGAATAA
- the tsf gene encoding translation elongation factor Ts, translating into MAITAAMVKELREKTGAGMMDCKKALTETDGDMEKAIDFLREKGIASAAKKADRVAAEGLAHIKVEGNTAVIVEINAETDFVAKNENFISLVDTVASHLLNNKPSDVEAALAQDFDGDADTLNNYINNQIAKIGEKISLRRFAVVERSDNEAFGAYHHMGGRIAVLTLLDGTQDADLAKDISMHIAAINPKYISRDQVSQEEVEHEREVLKQQALNEGKPEKIVEKMVEGRLGKYFEDVCLNDQAFVKDSDQKVGKFLSSKGASVKEFYRFEVGEGIEKREENFAEEVMSQVKK; encoded by the coding sequence ATGGCAATAACAGCAGCGATGGTAAAAGAGTTACGTGAAAAAACTGGTGCAGGAATGATGGATTGTAAGAAAGCTTTAACAGAAACTGATGGTGATATGGAAAAAGCAATTGATTTTTTACGTGAAAAAGGAATTGCTAGTGCAGCTAAAAAGGCAGACCGCGTAGCAGCAGAAGGTCTAGCGCATATTAAAGTAGAAGGAAACACTGCGGTAATTGTTGAAATTAATGCAGAGACAGACTTCGTTGCGAAAAATGAAAACTTTATTAGTTTAGTGGATACTGTTGCTTCCCATCTTTTGAATAATAAACCAAGTGATGTTGAAGCTGCTTTAGCACAAGACTTTGATGGTGATGCAGATACTTTAAATAACTATATTAATAATCAAATTGCAAAAATCGGAGAAAAAATTTCACTACGCCGCTTTGCGGTAGTAGAGCGTTCTGACAATGAAGCATTTGGTGCTTACCATCATATGGGGGGAAGAATTGCTGTATTAACGCTTCTTGACGGTACGCAAGATGCGGATTTAGCAAAGGATATTTCTATGCATATTGCAGCTATTAACCCTAAATACATTAGCCGTGATCAAGTTTCCCAAGAGGAAGTTGAGCATGAGCGTGAAGTATTAAAGCAACAAGCTTTAAATGAAGGTAAACCAGAAAAAATCGTTGAAAAGATGGTTGAAGGCCGTTTAGGTAAGTATTTCGAAGATGTATGTTTAAATGATCAAGCATTCGTAAAAGATAGCGACCAAAAAGTTGGTAAATTCTTATCTTCTAAAGGTGCTTCTGTAAAAGAATTCTATCGTTTTGAAGTTGGAGAAGGAATCGAGAAGCGTGAGGAAAACTTTGCAGAAGAAGTTATGTCTCAAGTAAAAAAATAA
- the rpsB gene encoding 30S ribosomal protein S2, which translates to MAVISMKQLLEAGVHFGHQTRRWNPKMDRYIFTERNGIYIIDLQKTVKKVDEAFNYVRDLAGQGGTMLFVGTKKQAQDAVKEEAERCGMYFINQRWLGGTLTNFDTIRKRIGRLKDLERMQEDGTFEVLPKKEVVLLKKEMDRLEKFLGGIKDMDKLPDALFIIDPRKERIAVAEARKLNIPIVGIVDTNCDPDEIDYVIPANDDAIRAVRLLTAKMADAIIEANQGEETTA; encoded by the coding sequence ATGGCAGTGATATCCATGAAACAATTATTAGAAGCAGGGGTACATTTCGGACATCAAACACGTCGCTGGAACCCAAAAATGGATCGCTACATCTTCACAGAAAGAAACGGTATTTACATTATTGACTTACAAAAAACAGTAAAAAAAGTTGACGAAGCATTTAATTATGTTCGTGACTTAGCTGGTCAAGGCGGAACAATGCTTTTTGTAGGTACAAAAAAACAAGCACAAGACGCAGTGAAAGAAGAAGCTGAACGTTGTGGTATGTACTTTATTAACCAACGTTGGTTAGGTGGTACATTAACGAATTTTGATACAATTCGCAAACGTATCGGTCGTTTAAAAGACCTTGAGCGTATGCAAGAAGATGGTACGTTTGAAGTTTTACCTAAAAAAGAGGTTGTTCTACTGAAGAAAGAAATGGATCGTTTAGAAAAATTCCTAGGTGGAATTAAAGATATGGATAAACTTCCAGACGCTTTATTTATCATTGATCCTCGTAAAGAACGTATTGCTGTTGCAGAAGCACGTAAATTAAATATTCCTATCGTTGGTATTGTAGATACTAACTGTGACCCGGATGAAATTGATTACGTTATTCCTGCAAACGATGATGCAATTCGCGCTGTACGTTTGTTAACTGCAAAAATGGCAGATGCTATTATTGAAGCTAACCAAGGTGAAGAAACAACTGCTTAA
- a CDS encoding DUF6115 domain-containing protein, giving the protein MFYLLIISFMLHFVSIYFMIILYQRQSKEQPINNEKVIKEMEDILISYTTEMKEDNERLYQELINKEKTKNTNNVKHIKEVTLKENVINNKKVETSTEDINKTGANDLLNQVLGDENYNDYSPPFPEEDQVEVDTSSTSKILSLHQQGLSINEIAKKLDMGVGEVELLLKFHK; this is encoded by the coding sequence ATGTTCTATTTACTAATTATTAGCTTTATGCTTCACTTTGTAAGTATTTATTTTATGATTATCTTATATCAGAGACAATCAAAAGAACAGCCTATAAATAATGAAAAAGTAATAAAAGAGATGGAAGATATCTTGATTTCTTATACGACAGAAATGAAAGAAGATAATGAAAGACTTTATCAAGAATTAATAAATAAAGAAAAAACAAAAAATACCAACAATGTTAAACATATAAAAGAAGTTACTTTGAAGGAAAATGTAATCAATAATAAAAAAGTTGAAACATCTACAGAGGATATAAATAAGACGGGAGCGAATGATCTACTTAATCAAGTATTGGGTGATGAAAATTATAATGACTATTCTCCACCTTTTCCAGAGGAAGATCAAGTGGAGGTTGATACGTCATCTACATCTAAAATCTTGTCGCTTCATCAACAAGGTTTATCAATAAATGAAATTGCTAAGAAATTAGATATGGGAGTCGGAGAAGTGGAGCTATTATTAAAGTTTCATAAATAA
- a CDS encoding DUF342 domain-containing protein yields the protein MQSLHDVYEIEITDDKLKAFLKQSNKREDPVSVDELKAFIRECGVCFGVKEDVLGTIIESDLQEKILIAEGTPPIKGEDAFLKPEILTKEKQLQEIDDDEPINLREVMEIPSVSKGTVIGVKVERTAEINGTNVLGQEIKAQPGRDLKLRQGKNTRVSEDGKEIVATLDGQLSIEPKVIHVYPVYEVNGDLDLKVGNIDFVGNVNIRGNVPAGFKIVAKGDIRVRGSVEAAELIAGGSIFVEQGIVAQGKGLLQAKGDLHTSFINQGIVKVEGDVHVSQSILHSTIHAQGNVYCKERRGNIVGGNISAVKGIEVNEVGNSMSTPTSLYLGISQEMLQKQKQLEKKLKQLNDENGKLELLQLKLTEKEKAGLLKPQERIMKLRIRNTMIESKNNIDEINEELLELQDVLHSQNEASIRIYKDIFTNCDIFFGKYRRKIVSKHHYVMFKLDQGEIVLQTL from the coding sequence ATGCAGTCACTTCATGATGTTTATGAAATAGAAATAACTGACGATAAACTAAAAGCATTTTTAAAACAGTCTAATAAACGAGAAGATCCAGTAAGTGTGGATGAATTAAAGGCGTTTATTCGTGAATGTGGTGTTTGTTTTGGGGTGAAGGAAGACGTTTTAGGGACTATCATAGAGAGTGATTTACAAGAAAAGATATTAATAGCAGAAGGAACACCTCCTATAAAAGGAGAAGATGCCTTTTTAAAGCCTGAGATTCTTACAAAAGAAAAACAGCTTCAAGAGATTGATGATGATGAACCTATCAATTTAAGAGAAGTAATGGAGATACCCTCTGTTTCAAAAGGTACTGTGATTGGGGTTAAAGTAGAAAGAACAGCTGAAATTAACGGAACTAATGTGTTAGGCCAAGAAATAAAAGCACAACCAGGACGCGATTTAAAGCTGCGGCAAGGTAAAAATACACGAGTTAGTGAAGATGGAAAAGAGATTGTAGCTACTTTAGATGGTCAACTGAGCATAGAGCCGAAAGTTATTCATGTCTATCCCGTATACGAGGTAAATGGCGATTTAGATTTGAAGGTAGGAAACATAGACTTTGTAGGAAATGTTAATATAAGGGGAAACGTACCAGCCGGTTTTAAAATAGTAGCAAAAGGTGACATACGTGTAAGAGGTTCAGTAGAAGCAGCAGAATTAATAGCGGGAGGCTCTATTTTTGTTGAACAAGGAATAGTTGCACAAGGGAAAGGCTTGTTACAAGCAAAAGGTGATTTACACACGTCTTTCATTAATCAAGGGATAGTAAAGGTAGAAGGAGATGTTCACGTATCACAATCTATTCTACATAGTACTATTCATGCGCAAGGTAATGTATATTGTAAAGAACGTAGAGGTAATATCGTTGGTGGTAATATATCTGCTGTTAAAGGAATTGAAGTGAATGAAGTAGGTAATTCGATGAGTACTCCTACATCTCTTTATTTAGGTATTAGTCAAGAGATGCTACAAAAGCAAAAACAATTAGAAAAAAAATTAAAGCAACTAAATGACGAAAATGGGAAGTTGGAATTGTTACAATTAAAGCTTACAGAAAAAGAAAAAGCAGGTTTATTAAAACCTCAAGAAAGAATAATGAAGCTAAGAATACGAAATACAATGATAGAATCAAAGAATAATATAGATGAAATTAATGAAGAATTATTAGAACTGCAGGATGTACTTCACTCGCAAAATGAAGCATCTATTCGAATTTATAAAGATATCTTTACTAATTGTGATATATTTTTTGGAAAATATCGCAGAAAAATAGTTTCAAAGCATCATTATGTTATGTTTAAATTAGACCAAGGGGAAATCGTACTTCAAACTTTATAA
- a CDS encoding FliA/WhiG family RNA polymerase sigma factor, with translation MPQINATKQLQHDWSRWSEDRDEVACDRLVQAYLPLVDYHVQRIGANLPRNVQLDDLRSNGMLGLYDALEKFDEKRELKFDTYASFRIRGAIIDGLRQMDWLPRSVREKTKKIDQATEKLEQQYGRYVNPKEVADYLGMNEEDVYKTINESYLAHQLSIDEPAQDSEKEDSFTATIMDEKTLTPEQHIDKKGQMEELAEIIKTFNEKEQLIISLFYFEELTLTEIGEILNVSTSRVSQIHSKTIFKLQQKLLSK, from the coding sequence ATGCCACAAATTAATGCAACTAAACAGTTACAACATGATTGGTCGCGTTGGAGTGAGGATCGTGACGAAGTTGCTTGTGATCGATTAGTACAAGCATATTTACCGTTAGTAGACTACCATGTTCAACGTATAGGTGCAAACCTTCCTAGAAATGTCCAGCTTGATGATTTACGGAGCAATGGAATGTTAGGTCTATATGATGCATTAGAGAAGTTTGATGAAAAAAGAGAACTGAAATTTGATACATATGCATCTTTTCGTATAAGAGGAGCAATCATTGATGGTTTAAGACAAATGGATTGGTTGCCAAGGTCCGTAAGGGAGAAGACGAAAAAAATTGATCAGGCTACAGAAAAGCTTGAGCAACAGTATGGACGTTACGTTAACCCTAAAGAAGTAGCAGACTATTTAGGGATGAATGAAGAAGATGTCTATAAAACGATTAATGAAAGCTATTTAGCACACCAACTATCTATCGATGAACCAGCACAAGATTCAGAAAAAGAGGATTCCTTTACTGCTACAATAATGGATGAGAAAACGTTAACTCCGGAGCAACATATAGACAAAAAAGGACAAATGGAAGAGCTCGCAGAAATAATAAAAACCTTTAACGAGAAAGAACAACTGATCATAAGCTTGTTTTACTTTGAGGAATTAACACTAACAGAAATTGGTGAAATTCTAAATGTGTCAACCTCTAGAGTTTCTCAAATACACTCAAAAACAATTTTTAAGCTTCAACAAAAGTTATTGTCTAAATAA
- a CDS encoding chemotaxis protein CheD yields the protein MNNTVLTGTVIKVGMADLNFANPPNKIRTSGLGSCVGIIIYDEYSKMCGMAHVMLPESSIARNGKIQRAKYADTALEDLIKTLITDGALPFRLKAKIAGGAQMFQFSSNNDTMRIGPRNVEAVRSVLKNYNVKILSEDVGGNSGRTIEFDPQTCMLEIRTVNKGVKMI from the coding sequence ATGAATAATACTGTACTCACCGGAACGGTTATTAAAGTTGGCATGGCGGACTTAAATTTTGCGAATCCACCGAATAAGATACGAACATCTGGATTAGGTTCTTGCGTAGGCATCATTATTTATGATGAATATTCAAAAATGTGTGGTATGGCACATGTGATGTTACCTGAATCGTCGATCGCCCGTAATGGAAAAATTCAACGTGCGAAATATGCTGATACTGCATTGGAGGATTTAATTAAAACACTTATTACTGACGGTGCCCTTCCGTTTAGATTAAAAGCTAAGATAGCCGGTGGTGCACAAATGTTTCAGTTCTCGTCAAATAACGATACGATGAGAATTGGGCCTAGAAACGTAGAAGCGGTAAGAAGTGTATTAAAAAACTACAATGTAAAAATTTTGAGTGAGGATGTTGGTGGAAATAGTGGTAGAACAATTGAATTCGATCCTCAAACTTGTATGCTAGAAATAAGAACTGTAAATAAAGGAGTGAAGATGATCTAA
- a CDS encoding chemotaxis protein CheC, with amino-acid sequence MSDYSQIHSQHLDVLKEVGNIGAAHAATALSKLLNKTIDMHVPAVRVVPFHEISEFVGGDEAVVASIFLRIQGEVTGSLFFMLPVNEASILIRHLTKDASFDFSTNEVPEMGISAFNEMGNILAGSYLSALSDFTSLNLQPTPPAFAVDMTVAILSHGLIEISPIADYAIFIDTKISEKDEQNVTQTQGHFFLLPDPDSFGKIFKSLGVTVNE; translated from the coding sequence ATGAGCGATTATAGCCAAATTCACTCCCAGCATTTAGATGTACTAAAAGAAGTGGGGAACATTGGAGCCGCTCACGCCGCTACAGCTCTTTCTAAATTGTTAAACAAAACAATAGATATGCATGTTCCTGCAGTTCGAGTAGTTCCTTTCCATGAAATAAGCGAATTTGTTGGCGGTGATGAGGCTGTAGTTGCTTCAATATTTTTAAGAATTCAAGGCGAGGTAACAGGAAGCTTATTTTTCATGCTTCCTGTTAATGAAGCGTCCATACTTATCCGTCACCTAACTAAGGACGCTTCATTTGATTTTTCAACAAATGAAGTACCTGAAATGGGAATTTCTGCATTTAATGAAATGGGAAATATTTTGGCAGGCTCTTATCTGTCAGCATTATCCGATTTTACGTCCTTGAACTTACAGCCAACACCACCTGCTTTTGCTGTAGATATGACGGTAGCTATATTAAGCCACGGCTTAATTGAAATATCTCCAATAGCTGATTATGCCATTTTTATTGATACGAAGATAAGTGAAAAAGATGAGCAAAATGTTACACAAACACAAGGGCATTTCTTTTTACTCCCTGATCCAGACTCATTTGGCAAAATATTTAAATCATTAGGGGTAACTGTGAATGAATAA